The genomic window TTGTGATAAAACCTGAAATCATTCTCAATTTTTGCAAACTGACTGAAAGGAATTCCGAAAATATTTTTCTGTTTGCCTTTATCCACATTAGCACCCATCAATAATCCGGTTAAGTTCCCGGCCAGATCCAATGTACCTTTATAATAGATGGTATTAGGCTTTTGTAGCATGGTGTTGGTGTAGGTATACGAATAAATAGGCCCGAAAATAAGCTGTTTGTCAACTACCCTCTGTAAGTAAATATTAGCATCTGCTTTAGCCTGATATTCCGGGGTGACATTTGCCGGTGATACATACGTGATGTCTATCACTTTAAGATCGTGCTCTTTTCTAGCATTTTCTTTCCATACATAGCCGAATGAAGCATTGAAGGTATTTAAAGTATAATTCTGCGTACGGTTTTGGAATTCATATCCCAATATGATATTGGTTCTCGGTACAAAAGCACTTGAAGAATTAAATCTAAACGGCGCAACAAGTCTTGGAATCGAAAGCTGGGCATTGGCTCCTGCTCTGAAAATATTATTGGCATTCTCAGGCCCACCGATCTGAACGTCGAAAGCGCCGTAAATAGAAGCCTTGAACTGCTCAGCTCCACGGAAAAAGTTTCTGTGGGTCCAGTTTAAGTTTAATTCACTTCCTGCGTAGTTGGCAGAATTGGTTCTTCCCAAAGCTTCCAGACGAAGGGACTGGATTTGTCTCGGGGTTAATAAATAATAAGCATCGAATTTATGCTGCAGAGAATCGGAAACTACAAATTGATTTTTCACAAACTTGAAAACCCCCAGACTGATCAGTCGGTTTAGGGTAAGATTGTGATTTGTTCTGTTGTAAAGATCTCCTTTTTTAAAATATAAAGCTCTGTCGAAAATTTTTGGTTTAAATTTATGTTCAGGATCAATCACATAGATGTCTTCATGAGCATATTTTTGAAGAGAATCTGCATTCATTGGGACATTGTATTTTCCATCCTTCACGTCTCTTATATTGTAATTCGGGAAAACAATTACTTTATCAATACTGAATTGCTCGGTCGCAAGCGCAGGAGTATTGTCTTTTAGTTTTACAATAAGTTCAACTTTATGTTTTTTGCTGATTGTACTGTCCGCCTGTACGATAATGTTATCAGGACTGAAATAATAGAACCCTTTTTCTTTCAGCCCGTTGTCGATTCTGTCTCTTTCAGCTTTGATGACATCAAGGTCAAAAGGATTGCTTTTTTTCAGAAAAGTTTTATCGGTAAGGGTTTGAATTTCTTTATTAATGATTGTAGAATCTTTCAGAAATCTCACATCACTGATCAAATATCTGGCTCCCGGACTTACATTATAGATGACCTTGGCTCTTTTATCTTTAGAAACTGTGTCGTAGGTGGCTTTTGCATTGAAATATCCTTTGTTTTCAGAATAATTTTGAATAATATCTTTATTGAATTCTCGGTCTACATCACCCAACAGAACGGGTTTTTCACCGACTTTGTTTTTAAGCCAGTAATTAAACCCTTTTTCTTTTTTCGGTTCTTTGGCGATATTGTAGAAAAATAATCTTGGTCTTAGTCCTAAAAATGTAGAATTCGGTTTCGGTGTAAGATTGCTTTCAAGGGCAGCTTTCAGATCTTTTTCTTCCTGTTTGGAAAGAGAATCGTTTTTAATATTGATTTCGGCGCCGGTATACAGCATCTGTCCTTCCTTCAGATATTTTGTATTACTGCACGAAAGCGTCGCGGAAGCCAGTCCGGACGCAAACAAATATTTAAAATAAGTTTGGATTTTTTTCATTATTTAAATTCTACCACTTGGTTTTTCTTATTTTCTCTGGATTCTCTCTGTCTTTTGTTTCTGGATTTTTGGAAAATCTCCCTGAATTTGTCATAGTCTAACGTAATGATAAACCCGACTCCGGTTTCCACGATCTGCCCTTGCAGAGCCACCTGATATTCATTCTTACGATAGGCGCGAAGCATGTATCTTCCGTCTTTGGAAAGGCTGTAATCTACCGTAACATCTCCTGCAATATTGGTCGTGCTTTCATTTTGGCGGGCATCTCCTTCGAGTCCGAAATTACTTCCCACCGAAACTTTTAGTCTGTCGTTCAACAGTTTTTTGCTGATGTCTACATTCAGGTCGGTTCGTGTATTTTTTGCTCCTGTGGAATAATCTTCGGAAGATTCAAGATCAAAATTAAGATCCACTCCTTTGATTAATCCTGAGGCCAGGTTATTCAATTGCTGCGAAAGAATTTTACTCACACTTTGTCTCGCCAGCATTTCTCCGGACATTCCGGCTCCGGATTCAAATGGGTTTTCACCGATAAATCTGTTTAATAATAATAAAGCAAAAATCTGTTTGTTCATATCAGATTCCTGACTTCTGAGCTGGGTAAGTTTTTGCTCGACAATATCCGTAACCGTTGAAGAAACGGAATTGTTGTCTTCATCAGTGGTAATATCAAAACTGATCTGCGGCTTCAGCAATTCTCCTTTCATTTTTAATAATGCACTGAAAGGAATTCTTTGCTTAAACTGGTTCATCACATCGGCACTTTCCCCGCTGATCTGCTGTTCAACTAAATCTATCGGTGCCGCTTCTGTTTTATAAACGGCGGTGATATCCATAATTGCCGTGGTTGGTTCGCCCGTCCAGGTAATCGTGCTTCCTTTTTGAATATCAAACTTACGTTTCATGATACTTACCGACATTTCATAGCTTCCGGATTCTACTTCATAAACCCCGACAAGAGTAGTTTTTCCCGAAGGATCGATTCCTCCCGTTAAATCTGCTTCTCCCTGAAGTTTTACAAAATCTCCGTTGGCTTTATCGATTAATAAAGATAATTTTGCGTCTTTATTGATCTCAATATTTACACTCACATCCATTCCTTTGATACGGCTTTGGGAGTTGAGAGAATCTGTTTTGATGGTTTTATTTAAAACAACCTGATCCTGGTCAATAAATTCTACAATTCCTTCTCTATCCTGCATAGAAGGGGTGGATTGCGGAAGTACAAACGTAAAATCCGTATTGTCGGCAACGGCTAATCTTCCGTCAACTTTCGGTAGATCCAGATCTCCGCGAATGTGTAATGCTGCATCGATCGCTAAAATCCCGTACATGATGGCATCATCCGATTTTTGAGAATTCACGACTTTGAAATCTTTGGCGTTCACATCAAGATTGAACGCGAAATCTCTGTACGTCTGTGTCAGAACCTGTCCGTCGATATCCATCGAGTTTCCGTCTTTATCGTTAATTTTAAAATTATTAAATTCTATTCCACGGCTTGTAAAATCAATTTCATCATTCAGTTTTCTGAAATCACTTCCGGTTTCTGCAATCTGCAGCCCGACTTCATTGAATTTTACTTTCCCTACAATATTAGGTTTATCCGTAGTTCCAGTGATTTTCAGGTTGCCAGAAAGATAGCCTTCCGTATTCGTAATCGCGTTCATAGAAAATCCTTGTACACTCTTCATCTGAAGCTGGTTGATGGCCATATTCATGTCAAACGAGCTTGAAGAAGTATTGTAATCTCCCACAATTTTCACATCATTATTATTTCCTGAAAGAACAATATTAGCATTTAAAAGATTCGGTGAAGTGTTGTTTACCTTCGCATCGACATTTCCGACAGGACTTCCGTATACGAATAAATCGGTGATTTTTAAATCTGAAGTGAAGGTCATATTTTTCGTCAGATTACGAAGCTGAGCCGTTCCGTTGATATTTCCTCTGGCTAAAACGGTGTCTTTTTTAATTAATTCCGTAATGGTTTCGATTTTAAAATCCTTCAACGAAACATTTAGAGGAGCATTTGGAGATTGGGATTCAGACTGTAAAGAAATTTCGCTTCCTCCATTCGAAAGTCTGAAATTATCTGCAAAAATTCCATTGTCACTGATCTGGATTTTGTTGTTTTCTGCAACAGTCCAGTCGGTATAATTTAATTTTAAACCATTTGGATTTAACGAAATTTCCGTGATGTCGTTCAAAGATTTTGCATTTCCTGCAATTAAAAACTGGGTAACATTTTTCTGGTCTTTCGTGGTAATATTATAATTGATGACATTATTCGCAACGTCTCCGGTGATATTTACTTTATTTAAAGCAAAGCTCGAACTTTTCAACGCGGCGACATTGAAGTTGTATTGTAAGGCCTGGTTTTCGTTGGTGACTTTCAGGGAAGCATTTTCGATTGAATTTTCACCATACAGAAGCTGCGGAATCTCCCCGTCGATTTCAATTTTCTGGGAATCGGCATCATAATTTCCGACTAAATTGATCGTTTCAAAACTCTTCAGATCCGGAACAAATTTTCTGATGACATCGTCATTTTTTATTTTTGCACGAAACGCAAAGAACTGTCCCGCCTGGATTTTCTGAGCTTTTCCAGGTTTTTGGAACTGATAATATTGGTTCACAGTATTGGCTAAAGAACCAAAAATCTGCGTCAGTTTATATTTTCCTTTCAATTCTACATCCGCGATCTGCGAATTCAAAATAATATGAGTAGAATCATTGGTGGAAGAAGCTTTCAAATTAACTTCCTGCAACGGATAAACTTCTTTTGTGTCGGAAAAAGCGAAGTTTTTAAGATTCAAATATCCATTCAGGTTATCGGGATCTAAGCTGGTAAAATCTGCGTCAATTTTTCCGGCAAGAATCATTGGTTTTTCATAGAAACCAAGTTTGTTGAGGTCTAATTTGATGATGTCTCCGTCTACTTTTACCGTAGGATTTTTTTCGTTATAAACTCCTGAAGCGGTTAATAATAAATTAGCATTCGGATCTTTTGAGTTTAAAACAATATTGTAAGCCCCACGATTGATTTTCCCCGTAAGATTCATATTCTGATAGCGGTACCCTTTGTAGACTGCGGATGCAACATAGCCTTTCAAGTCTGCTTTTGCGTTTTTAAAATCAAAACTTTCTCCTTTTGCAGCAATCTGTGCCGTAACTGCCCCAATATCTTTATTCTGAATAATCTTTCCGATCTGTAAACCCTGAAGATTGGCTTTTACATCATACAATTCATGGTTTTTTCTCCTCATATCGATTTGGGCGACCACCGCAGCATTTCCCAATGTAGAGTAGAGGTTGAGGTTGGCATTTACAACCTTTGTGGTGCCTTTTGCAACACCTTTGACGCTCATGTTGGAAGGAAGGGAAATATTGGAAGGAATGGTGTTTTTCGGAACCAAATTGAAGATCGTTTTTGCTGATGAAGACAATTCCGTAATTCTGAGATCATAATACAAATTGTCAGGATTCATCGCATTTTTGATTCTTCCTGATGCGGCTACTCTCAGCTGATCCAATCCGGAAACTTTCAGATTATTGATCAATAGATCATTCACGCTTCCTTTTACATTGGCATTCACATGTAAAATAGCATTTGGATATTTATTGAATGGAACCGTATTTCGTAAAGTCGGAACTAAATTTAAAATATCAGCGAAACCGATTCTTGAATCTTTAATATTGGCTGAAAGTTTTACGGCTCCAAGATTTGAGCTTAATTGCTCGATTGAATTATAATTTAAAACAACCTCATCGCGAAGCAGCGTTTTGGGAGTTTGTAAATAAAGGTCTTTTAAATAAGCTTCTTTTTCATTATACACAAAATCCGTATTGAATTTCTGAATATCAAGCCCTCTCGCTTCCTTAATTTCTGCGGAATTTACCGTTCCTGCAAAAGTATTATTCTGCATTTTAAAGCTTCTTACCTCAACATTCATTTTGGAAAAATTCAGGTGGTTGTAGTCCATTCCCTGCTTTGTAGGAGCTATCGCCGTATTGTTGTACACGACTTTTACATCATTTAAAACTATTTTTCCAAGCAATAAACTCAACGCTTTTTCCTGATCCGTAGCTTTTGAAACTTCCGGTTCTTTTGTATTTTTCGGATTGGCATTCTGAGTAGGAAGATAAAGATTGGCATTAATATCTGCTCCGGAAAGATAGACATTTGCCACATTGTAGGAATTATTCTCCAGATCAAGTTTGTTCACTTTTGTGCTTAATTCCTTAAAGAGAACCTTTGCAAAAGTTTTGGTATTGTCATCTCCGTAATCGATGTCGAAATTGGTGAGTTTTATCCCTCTCAGGCCAATCTGCATCGGCTTTTTATCGTTCAGGGAATCGACTTTTTTCTCCACTTTTTTGGAGACTTCCTTTACGAGGTCTTGTTTTAATTTTAACTTTAATCCGTCAAGATTAATGTCATTAACAGCATATTTGTTGTTATTTAAATCAAAGGTTTTTACCCGTGTGTCGAAAGATTTAAAGTAAAGTTTTATATCATTCTGGGATTGCTGGTCGTTGAAAGTAACACCGATATCTTTTAAATTAATTTTATCTAATGAAATAATGAAGGGTTTCGAGGGACTTTCCTCTTTATCACTGGTCGCGAAGGCATCAATAATATAATCAAAATTGAATTTTCCGTCCGGTTTTCTCACCACATTGGCGCGAACGCCTTCCATATCGACCGATGTGATGTCTGCCGTGGACTTCAGGAGTTTCCACATGTGCAGCCCGACATCCAGTTTCCTCACCGCCAGAAGCGTATCGGTATCCTGGCCTTTTAAATAAAGTTTTTCCATCACAAGGCTGTTCGGAAATCCTATATAAACTTTTTCGAGGCTTACGTCGGTCTTTATTTTTTTTTCAAGATAGACGACAAGTTTGTCTTTGATAAAATTTTGAACGACAGGAAGTCTCAAGCTAAAAATAAGCAATGTGAAAAAAACCAATATGGAAATAAAGGTTATGAGTATTCGCCTGAGTAATTTTTTTTTATTGATTTTCAGTTTCAAGAGTGTTTCTATTTAAACAAATATAATAATAGTATTTTATTATTGCACTTGTTGTGGTACTCTTAGCGAATACAAAAATCCTGCCTTGACTGCCCGATTATGGAATTTAGTTTAGTTAATTGTCAAGTGAATTTGTTGATGGATGACAATCAAGGCGCGGATTTTGTTTTTTTAAAGCCCCCTTTTTATCCCATTTTCTTTAGTGTTGAAAAGGTTTAGCAAAAATGAAAATTCGAATGTTAGTTTAGTTATTCAAGGGGGCTTGGTATAGTTTGTAAGTTTGAGATATTAGTTTTTTTTTAATTGTTTCCGTTTTCCCATTTGGCTACTTCACCTTGCGGGGCAGCACCTCCTTGAGCTGGGGTAATTGGGGCAGTTTCCTGATTGATATGATAGATATAGGCTGCAATTTTTTCTGCATCCCTTCCTGTAATAGTACCTTCTTTAATCAAAGGACGCA from Chryseobacterium wanjuense includes these protein-coding regions:
- a CDS encoding translocation/assembly module TamB domain-containing protein, whose translation is MKLKINKKKLLRRILITFISILVFFTLLIFSLRLPVVQNFIKDKLVVYLEKKIKTDVSLEKVYIGFPNSLVMEKLYLKGQDTDTLLAVRKLDVGLHMWKLLKSTADITSVDMEGVRANVVRKPDGKFNFDYIIDAFATSDKEESPSKPFIISLDKINLKDIGVTFNDQQSQNDIKLYFKSFDTRVKTFDLNNNKYAVNDINLDGLKLKLKQDLVKEVSKKVEKKVDSLNDKKPMQIGLRGIKLTNFDIDYGDDNTKTFAKVLFKELSTKVNKLDLENNSYNVANVYLSGADINANLYLPTQNANPKNTKEPEVSKATDQEKALSLLLGKIVLNDVKVVYNNTAIAPTKQGMDYNHLNFSKMNVEVRSFKMQNNTFAGTVNSAEIKEARGLDIQKFNTDFVYNEKEAYLKDLYLQTPKTLLRDEVVLNYNSIEQLSSNLGAVKLSANIKDSRIGFADILNLVPTLRNTVPFNKYPNAILHVNANVKGSVNDLLINNLKVSGLDQLRVAASGRIKNAMNPDNLYYDLRITELSSSAKTIFNLVPKNTIPSNISLPSNMSVKGVAKGTTKVVNANLNLYSTLGNAAVVAQIDMRRKNHELYDVKANLQGLQIGKIIQNKDIGAVTAQIAAKGESFDFKNAKADLKGYVASAVYKGYRYQNMNLTGKINRGAYNIVLNSKDPNANLLLTASGVYNEKNPTVKVDGDIIKLDLNKLGFYEKPMILAGKIDADFTSLDPDNLNGYLNLKNFAFSDTKEVYPLQEVNLKASSTNDSTHIILNSQIADVELKGKYKLTQIFGSLANTVNQYYQFQKPGKAQKIQAGQFFAFRAKIKNDDVIRKFVPDLKSFETINLVGNYDADSQKIEIDGEIPQLLYGENSIENASLKVTNENQALQYNFNVAALKSSSFALNKVNITGDVANNVINYNITTKDQKNVTQFLIAGNAKSLNDITEISLNPNGLKLNYTDWTVAENNKIQISDNGIFADNFRLSNGGSEISLQSESQSPNAPLNVSLKDFKIETITELIKKDTVLARGNINGTAQLRNLTKNMTFTSDLKITDLFVYGSPVGNVDAKVNNTSPNLLNANIVLSGNNNDVKIVGDYNTSSSSFDMNMAINQLQMKSVQGFSMNAITNTEGYLSGNLKITGTTDKPNIVGKVKFNEVGLQIAETGSDFRKLNDEIDFTSRGIEFNNFKINDKDGNSMDIDGQVLTQTYRDFAFNLDVNAKDFKVVNSQKSDDAIMYGILAIDAALHIRGDLDLPKVDGRLAVADNTDFTFVLPQSTPSMQDREGIVEFIDQDQVVLNKTIKTDSLNSQSRIKGMDVSVNIEINKDAKLSLLIDKANGDFVKLQGEADLTGGIDPSGKTTLVGVYEVESGSYEMSVSIMKRKFDIQKGSTITWTGEPTTAIMDITAVYKTEAAPIDLVEQQISGESADVMNQFKQRIPFSALLKMKGELLKPQISFDITTDEDNNSVSSTVTDIVEQKLTQLRSQESDMNKQIFALLLLNRFIGENPFESGAGMSGEMLARQSVSKILSQQLNNLASGLIKGVDLNFDLESSEDYSTGAKNTRTDLNVDISKKLLNDRLKVSVGSNFGLEGDARQNESTTNIAGDVTVDYSLSKDGRYMLRAYRKNEYQVALQGQIVETGVGFIITLDYDKFREIFQKSRNKRQRESRENKKNQVVEFK
- the tamL gene encoding translocation and assembly module lipoprotein TamL, whose protein sequence is MKKIQTYFKYLFASGLASATLSCSNTKYLKEGQMLYTGAEINIKNDSLSKQEEKDLKAALESNLTPKPNSTFLGLRPRLFFYNIAKEPKKEKGFNYWLKNKVGEKPVLLGDVDREFNKDIIQNYSENKGYFNAKATYDTVSKDKRAKVIYNVSPGARYLISDVRFLKDSTIINKEIQTLTDKTFLKKSNPFDLDVIKAERDRIDNGLKEKGFYYFSPDNIIVQADSTISKKHKVELIVKLKDNTPALATEQFSIDKVIVFPNYNIRDVKDGKYNVPMNADSLQKYAHEDIYVIDPEHKFKPKIFDRALYFKKGDLYNRTNHNLTLNRLISLGVFKFVKNQFVVSDSLQHKFDAYYLLTPRQIQSLRLEALGRTNSANYAGSELNLNWTHRNFFRGAEQFKASIYGAFDVQIGGPENANNIFRAGANAQLSIPRLVAPFRFNSSSAFVPRTNIILGYEFQNRTQNYTLNTFNASFGYVWKENARKEHDLKVIDITYVSPANVTPEYQAKADANIYLQRVVDKQLIFGPIYSYTYTNTMLQKPNTIYYKGTLDLAGNLTGLLMGANVDKGKQKNIFGIPFSQFAKIENDFRFYHKFTEKTSLATRAIAGVAYPYGNSDHIPFSRQFFSGGSNSVRAFRARTLGPGSFDPRTLTPGEFFDQSGDIKLELNAEYRANLYKFLNVAVFADAGNVWLVNEDPKRPGAKFSKEFLSEIAVGAGFGLRLDFSILILRLDLAMPLRVPYYEKNERWTFDRIKFGDPSWRKDNLILNIAIGYPF